The nucleotide window CAGACAACATATATTTCGGACAAACTgatctttaataaaattaaaaaaagaccgttattttttaaaaatttttattaaaaataattatttttgttgatatatcattatataatatatatatatatatatattttttaaatattcaaatatactaaataattttaattgatcttaattgatcttaattatattataacagGATACACATGTAAAACTTACACATGTAAAACTacgtattaaaattaaattctagaaATTAATGTCTTAATGCTTAAAAGTTAATGGGTTATACTATGTGTACACCaaaatcaactattaaaatTAGCCACGGTATAAAATTCATgctgaaatataaatacatattaaaaataaattaaaccacacatgtatttacattagtagttgattttggtgtacaaatAACACTTCTCAAAGCTAATCTATCAATTTTGTTTCGTTAGAAATGAAAACAATTTATGTCTCATGTTGAACCTCCGTGTAAATTGGAAATTGTTCTTCTTCACATACATGTACGAAATCCAGAACGTAACAATGTCAACACTGTCTTCATTATTCATGTTGAACACAtgcaaagaaattaaaactCGTAAAAGGAATTCCACGTTGAATGATGATCCATATCAATCTTACAACTTTCCGGTTTGGCCACGCAATCAACTCCATGAATCAGAAATAACTTATAAATAGACCCAATTAACGAAGATCCTTCATCATATCATTCTCATATACACATCCTTACATTAATTAAGACCTTAGCTTCCACATTACCATATATCTCAAAGCCAgttacattaaaaatataataatgacTGTTACAGCTAATTCTGATCAACATGCATCATCTTACATTGCACGACCATGTGCAAATTTTCGTCCCAACATTTGGGGGGATATTTTCCTTCAATATCATAATTCACcattggtatatatatatatgttacttAGCTTAGATATCTCATGATGATTAAATATGAGTTTAacattttttggtttttattttttacactcgggaaatataaaattaagttTCATACATTATTTTGACATGAAATTTGgagctttaaaaaaaatattattttccaaCTATTTGCAGGATGTCGTGAATGAAAATATGAGGCAACAACTTGAAACATGTAAAGAGGAAGTGAAGAAGATTTTTCTATCTTCTAGCAATAATATCTCACAAAAATTAAACATCATTGACTCAATGCAACGTTTGGGTATATCTTATCATTTTGAACGTGAAATTGACCAAGCATTAGAACAAATCCAAAAGATTTCCATCAATAATGCACTCGACATAGAAGAAGGTGACCTACACTCTATTGGATTACTCTTTAGATTGCTTAGACAAAAAGGATATCACATTTCATCAGGTACATATTTATAATCTACTATAGCTTCTTTTTATACTACACACCACCTatgttgatatatatataatattgtttGTGATTAATTTATATAGACAtattcaacaaattcaagaatAAGGAGGGAAAGTTCAATGAAACCATTGTGGAAGATGTTGAAGGATTATGGAGTTTGTATGAGGCAACACAATTAAGCACTCATGGTGAAGATTCAATAGATGAAGCACATGATTTTGCTTACACTAACCTCAAGTCCATGATCACCAAAAATAAGTTGAGCACATATCTTGCTAAGCAAATTGATCAAAGCTTAACGCTACCAATTCACAAGGGAGTTCCAAGGATAGAGACAAGACGTTACATGTCCTTCTATGAAGAGGATCCTTCTCATGACAGAGTCCTTCTACGTTTTgcaaaattagattttaatgtTTTACAGAAAATGCATCAAAAAGAACTTGGAAATATCACAAGGTACGTGCTTAAGTGACTGAAGTTTACATATAAGATAGGGTATAACCAAGTAGTAGTATTTcttatctctctctttttttttggttacTTACAATTGCTTTCTTGGACTGGGCAACAAAGAACAAtgacaaaattattattatacgaAGCCCAAGTCCAACAGCGTAGTAggcttttttttatcattataggGCTTTTGGGGTGACAAAAACTATATGTAAAGGAATAAGTAATAACAATACTAGACCAAGACNNNNNNNNNNNNNNNNNNNNNNNNNNNNNNNNNNNNNNNNNNNNNNNNNNAAGACTAGAATATGGTTTAAAAATCTCAGTGTGTGCCTGTGTGGGTTGATGGGTGTATGAGTAATGTAATgacaaaaaaagttaaaaagatAATCAATGAAAATTTGGACAAAATAAAGGGTAAAAAATAGATGAAATatcataactaaaaataaaaataagcatGAACCCATTTTCTATCAACCAACATTATGACTTAactttgcattattattattgttacaaTTGCAGGTGGTGGAAAGAATCAGATTTTGCAACTAAGGTTCCCTATGCTAGAGAAAGGGTGGTTGAGGCATACCTTTGGCCATTTTCTATGTCTTCAGAGCCTAAATGTAGCACTCACAGAAGGATTGTTGGCAAATTGATTTCATGTATTTGTCTTCTTGATGATACTTATGATGCCTATGGCACTCTTCAAGAACTTGAACTCTTCACACAGGCAATCAAAAGGTTAAGCATGAAGAGAAAAGAAACCTTATCTTGAAATTGATAAAAACGaatgacttaaaaaaatttcttatatataaatatatcttCTATCTTCCCCACTAACTTTCTTatgttattttcattttcattttcatcagATGGAATGCTAATCCTATCAAATCTCTTCCAACATGTTTCAAAGTGGTATTTACCGCAATTTTAGAAgtggtggatgaaattgaaTCAGCAGTAGTAGATGCGAAAAAATCAACCCTAGTGTCGAAACATGTTAAACAAGCGGTAGGTTTAAAACTAGTGCTTATTTTATATCcatagtgaaaaaaaaaataacgcTTTAGTTTGCAATAATTAACCTCCACTTTAGTTAATTAATCATCATTATAATTGTTGTATATACTTGCAGTTTCTGAATTTGGCTGAAGCTTACTTGTTGGAAGCAAAATGGTGCAATGAGGATTATGTTCCAACTTATGATGAATACAAGGTTAATGGAGCTATGTCTTCTTCATTGCAACTTCACATAGTAGCATTTGTTGGTCTTGGTGAATTTGCAACCAAAGAAGTCTTTGATTGGATATTTAGTGATCCAACAACAATTATAAAAGCTGTATCACTTGTTGGCAGACTCAAGGATGATCTGGCTTCACATAAGGTTAGTTATTTCTCACTAATAATAGAGTTTAATTCTAATGTCCCGTAAAATATCTTACACA belongs to Arachis duranensis cultivar V14167 chromosome 8, aradu.V14167.gnm2.J7QH, whole genome shotgun sequence and includes:
- the LOC107462299 gene encoding probable terpene synthase 2, with amino-acid sequence MTVTANSDQHASSYIARPCANFRPNIWGDIFLQYHNSPLDVVNENMRQQLETCKEEVKKIFLSSSNNISQKLNIIDSMQRLGISYHFEREIDQALEQIQKISINNALDIEEGDLHSIGLLFRLLRQKGYHISSDIFNKFKNKEGKFNETIVEDVEGLWSLYEATQLSTHGEDSIDEAHDFAYTNLKSMITKNKLSTYLAKQIDQSLTLPIHKGVPRIETRRYMSFYEEDPSHDRVLLRFAKLDFNVLQKMHQKELGNITRWWKESDFATKVPYARERVVEAYLWPFSMSSEPKCSTHRRIVGKLISCICLLDDTYDAYGTLQELELFTQAIKRWNANPIKSLPTCFKVVFTAILEVVDEIESAVVDAKKSTLVSKHVKQAFLNLAEAYLLEAKWCNEDYVPTYDEYKVNGAMSSSLQLHIVAFVGLGEFATKEVFDWIFSDPTTIIKAVSLVGRLKDDLASHKFERERDHHVASAVECCMKQYGISQEETYKLIQKEIKDFWKDINEVCLNPNNHIPKAVLECVVNLGRISEFTYANFQDRFTNGEFMKECVSELLLDPIAIY